One Aneurinibacillus migulanus genomic region harbors:
- a CDS encoding Nif3-like dinuclear metal center hexameric protein has protein sequence MATVRDIVKALDDITGGRVQRRPEDVTMGRHPFVVMKSSGIPGKEVIETPGLVYGDPDWPVRRLAVAMTMSEQDIELAQAMEVDAIIAHHPLADAASSGGVTLKHYLDLYGIAALELHEAFHGLHPGIPTLHGHEVHHVNTHFAGLEGNVLYAGTALPEVKTMGDILRRLSDYMGYEQEDKLLKGEQLVYDSPLLKESGHATRAQIVLGDRKSPVHHILHIFPHTGFTAEHLRQAVHLFPHTDTIIASISRMRPGHPLIQTARELGLNMLFGNSHALEIFENGLPLAYALDSLLPEVEVVVFRERVVSMPLHAAGCTAIRTYGKQMALSYLVKKIPV, from the coding sequence ATGGCGACAGTACGAGACATTGTAAAAGCGTTAGACGATATCACCGGGGGACGGGTGCAGCGCCGCCCCGAAGATGTCACGATGGGAAGACATCCATTTGTAGTCATGAAATCGTCCGGCATTCCCGGCAAGGAAGTCATTGAGACACCAGGACTGGTGTATGGAGATCCAGATTGGCCGGTGCGTCGACTAGCGGTAGCGATGACGATGTCAGAGCAGGATATTGAGCTGGCGCAGGCAATGGAGGTGGACGCAATTATTGCGCACCATCCGCTTGCGGATGCAGCCAGTTCAGGAGGTGTAACATTGAAGCATTACCTTGACTTATATGGCATTGCGGCGCTGGAATTGCATGAAGCATTTCATGGACTTCATCCTGGCATTCCTACGCTTCATGGACATGAGGTGCATCATGTAAATACGCATTTTGCTGGTCTGGAAGGAAATGTACTGTACGCGGGTACTGCATTACCGGAAGTAAAGACGATGGGAGATATTTTACGGCGTTTGTCTGATTATATGGGTTATGAACAGGAGGACAAGCTGCTGAAGGGCGAACAACTGGTTTACGATTCTCCTTTGCTGAAAGAAAGCGGTCATGCCACCCGGGCGCAAATCGTGCTTGGAGACAGAAAAAGCCCTGTGCATCATATTCTGCATATTTTTCCCCATACGGGGTTCACTGCCGAGCATCTTCGTCAGGCAGTACACCTGTTTCCTCATACGGATACGATTATTGCTTCTATTAGCCGGATGCGTCCGGGCCACCCGTTAATTCAGACAGCTAGGGAACTTGGTTTGAATATGCTGTTCGGCAATTCACATGCATTGGAGATTTTCGAAAACGGATTGCCGCTTGCTTATGCATTGGATAGCCTGCTTCCCGAAGTTGAGGTCGTCGTATTCCGGGAACGGGTCGTGTCGATGCCACTCCATGCGGCAGGGTGCACCGCAATCCGTACGTATGGCAAGCAGATGGCGCTCTCGTACCTCGTCAAGAAGATTCCTGTATAA
- a CDS encoding CAP domain-containing protein has protein sequence MKKIIAASVLCTSLLGASFSVTHAANECPTPKTITFASQNGNLKQADLQNWVNQYLKKCQQAGIKPNLQQIQKPVEEQQKPAPKPAQKPAPTQAQAPVESKPTTEGLTADEKQMFDLVNQERAQQGLAPLKVNMELQKLARLKAKDMIDKNYFSHQSPTYGSPFDMMKRYGVQYRTAGENIAGNSSVQGAHTSLMNSDGHRKNILNSAFTEVGIGIVDGGPYGKMFVQMFKG, from the coding sequence ATGAAGAAAATCATTGCAGCATCCGTACTGTGTACATCTTTGCTAGGAGCCAGCTTCTCGGTAACACACGCGGCAAATGAATGCCCTACGCCGAAGACTATTACGTTCGCTTCCCAAAATGGTAACTTGAAGCAGGCTGACCTGCAAAACTGGGTAAATCAGTATTTGAAGAAATGCCAGCAAGCGGGAATCAAGCCTAATCTTCAGCAAATTCAGAAGCCTGTAGAAGAACAACAAAAACCAGCACCTAAACCAGCGCAAAAACCAGCTCCTACTCAAGCTCAAGCACCTGTAGAAAGCAAACCGACAACGGAAGGTTTAACAGCAGATGAAAAACAGATGTTTGACCTTGTCAATCAGGAACGCGCACAGCAGGGCCTCGCTCCGCTGAAGGTTAACATGGAACTTCAAAAACTCGCTCGCCTGAAAGCAAAAGATATGATTGATAAAAACTACTTTAGTCACCAATCACCAACGTATGGCTCTCCGTTTGATATGATGAAGCGTTACGGCGTGCAATACCGTACAGCAGGTGAAAACATTGCGGGCAATTCCTCCGTACAGGGAGCACATACGTCTCTCATGAATTCTGATGGTCACCGTAAAAACATTCTGAATTCTGCTTTTACTGAAGTAGGAATCGGCATTGTAGATGGCGGACCGTATGGAAAAATGTTCGTGCAAATGTTTAAAGGATAA
- a CDS encoding Na-translocating system protein MpsC family protein, whose protein sequence is MNRTEKSMGDLKQALSREYNQVNKRLFDAGVRKQQVDCIGNKIVFTTLHKRVYAMRTIDGKNRELTRTLDVMLIDEFKQHLRKHFTATFGFSIVSIFKDYDPHTELAATVIILEEDVEVYL, encoded by the coding sequence ATGAATCGGACGGAAAAATCGATGGGAGATTTGAAGCAAGCGTTAAGCCGTGAATACAATCAGGTAAATAAGCGCCTGTTTGATGCTGGCGTACGCAAGCAGCAGGTTGACTGCATTGGTAACAAAATCGTATTCACTACGCTACATAAGCGCGTATATGCGATGCGGACAATCGATGGGAAGAATAGAGAGTTGACCCGAACTCTGGACGTTATGCTTATCGATGAATTCAAGCAGCATCTGCGTAAGCATTTCACCGCAACGTTCGGATTCTCCATCGTATCGATTTTTAAAGATTATGATCCGCATACAGAACTTGCAGCGACTGTCATTATTTTGGAAGAGGATGTAGAAGTATATTTATAG
- a CDS encoding AAA family ATPase → MKATGQTTTGNQIKVVFRNEDPRPQSREQIISSRMEKSLERESGALKELENLVGLDEVKKLVYEIYAFLTIRRLREEQGLRNAPHMFHMVFRGNPGTGKTTVARILGKLFKDMGVLEKGHLVEVERADLVGEYIGHTASKTRDIIKKALGGVLFIDEAYSLVRGGEKDFGKECIDTLIKSLEDDRKQLIVILAGYNEEMDSFLASNPGLPSRFPIKLDFPDYTIQQLLDIADTMCKDQVYYLSPEARQLVRKQLTGEREDGSDYFSNARFVRNMIEKAIRQQAIRIVTNHAEHQVNREMLMELKAGDFEKE, encoded by the coding sequence ATGAAGGCGACGGGTCAGACTACCACCGGCAATCAGATTAAAGTAGTGTTTCGAAACGAGGATCCCAGACCACAGAGCCGTGAACAGATTATTAGTTCGCGCATGGAGAAGTCGCTTGAACGGGAGTCCGGGGCGTTAAAAGAATTGGAGAACCTGGTTGGGCTTGACGAAGTCAAGAAGCTTGTCTATGAAATCTACGCATTTCTAACGATCCGTAGACTTAGAGAAGAGCAGGGTCTGCGTAATGCGCCGCATATGTTTCATATGGTGTTCCGCGGCAATCCAGGTACGGGCAAGACGACAGTGGCCCGCATTCTCGGCAAATTATTTAAAGATATGGGGGTACTGGAGAAAGGGCATCTTGTGGAAGTGGAGCGCGCTGATTTAGTTGGCGAATATATCGGTCATACCGCATCTAAGACAAGGGATATTATTAAAAAAGCGCTAGGCGGCGTTTTATTTATTGATGAGGCTTATTCACTTGTACGAGGTGGGGAAAAGGATTTCGGCAAAGAATGTATCGATACATTGATTAAAAGCCTGGAAGATGACCGCAAGCAATTGATTGTAATTTTGGCCGGGTATAACGAAGAAATGGACTCGTTTCTCGCATCCAACCCAGGCCTGCCGTCCAGATTTCCAATTAAACTTGACTTTCCCGACTACACGATCCAGCAACTGCTCGATATTGCGGATACAATGTGCAAAGATCAGGTGTACTATTTATCGCCTGAAGCTCGCCAACTAGTACGCAAACAATTAACAGGTGAGAGAGAGGATGGAAGCGATTATTTTAGCAACGCACGTTTTGTAAGAAATATGATCGAGAAAGCGATTCGTCAGCAGGCGATCCGTATCGTAACCAACCACGCCGAGCATCAAGTAAACAGAGAAATGCTCATGGAGCTGAAGGCGGGAGACTTTGAAAAAGAATAA
- a CDS encoding efflux RND transporter periplasmic adaptor subunit, producing the protein MRKIVIGMTVAGLVATSVVVAGCGGGSQEAAAPVQAQTVPVEVEPVLKGTLDKGRTLTGTTQPSQVVNVVPKVSAKVTSLPVKVGQKVSAGDVLFRLDDKELRDTVAQSQEKVALSRASLAQTQAQTRSGVNSAQSGVNQANSALAQANSSYEQAQNSITNAYNDMGQANAQLEKAQQGYEDAKTNAERMEMLFKQGATTKKDLEQAQTLLKNAQIAIQEAQIQQKKADVSLKNAEASKRSAEESRKNAQSALATAKKQVQNAGGSESIEVARKQLAQEELNLRIARDNLNNAVVVAPISGTIGTINGEIGDFSSPQNPFIVLANLDPMKVVINAPENLIGLFAMNQTVGIEIPSLKHKTNGKIVSISPLNQQSKGYPVTVEIPNPEGNIKGGMAIQVNVASPTAKQGLIVPTSAILTEENKPYVYVAQGDKPVRKPITIVEQNSERTMVTGLKEGEKVIFKGQSLVADGVKITIKK; encoded by the coding sequence ATGCGTAAGATAGTAATAGGAATGACGGTTGCCGGCCTCGTGGCAACGAGCGTCGTTGTAGCAGGATGCGGTGGCGGAAGCCAGGAGGCAGCAGCGCCTGTACAGGCTCAAACTGTACCAGTAGAAGTAGAGCCGGTTCTCAAGGGAACGCTTGATAAAGGCCGAACACTTACAGGCACGACCCAGCCATCGCAAGTGGTCAATGTTGTGCCAAAAGTGAGCGCCAAAGTGACCTCGCTTCCGGTAAAGGTCGGACAAAAAGTGAGCGCGGGCGATGTATTGTTTCGCCTTGACGATAAAGAGCTGCGCGATACGGTAGCTCAGTCACAGGAGAAAGTGGCGCTCTCTCGTGCTTCGCTGGCCCAGACGCAGGCTCAGACGAGAAGCGGAGTTAATTCTGCGCAGTCCGGGGTTAACCAGGCCAACAGTGCATTGGCTCAGGCGAATAGCTCGTATGAACAAGCGCAAAACAGCATTACGAATGCATACAATGATATGGGGCAGGCGAATGCACAGTTGGAAAAAGCCCAGCAGGGATATGAGGATGCAAAAACGAATGCCGAACGAATGGAAATGTTGTTCAAGCAGGGCGCGACAACGAAGAAAGATCTTGAACAGGCACAGACATTGTTGAAGAATGCCCAAATCGCCATTCAGGAAGCGCAAATCCAGCAGAAGAAAGCGGATGTGTCATTAAAGAATGCAGAAGCGTCGAAGCGCAGTGCAGAAGAATCTCGTAAGAACGCGCAGTCCGCACTTGCCACTGCCAAGAAACAGGTGCAAAACGCCGGTGGATCAGAAAGCATAGAAGTGGCACGTAAGCAGCTTGCGCAGGAGGAGTTGAACTTGCGAATCGCGCGCGATAATTTGAATAATGCAGTCGTTGTAGCACCCATCTCCGGAACGATAGGCACGATCAATGGAGAAATAGGGGATTTCTCGTCCCCGCAAAACCCGTTTATAGTACTTGCTAATCTAGATCCGATGAAAGTTGTCATCAATGCGCCGGAAAATCTTATCGGTTTGTTTGCGATGAACCAGACGGTTGGAATCGAAATACCGTCCTTGAAACACAAAACAAATGGTAAAATTGTCAGCATCAGTCCGCTGAATCAGCAGTCGAAAGGGTATCCTGTAACAGTGGAGATACCGAATCCTGAGGGGAACATCAAAGGCGGCATGGCAATTCAGGTGAATGTTGCCTCGCCTACGGCCAAGCAGGGTCTTATCGTTCCAACGAGCGCGATTCTAACGGAAGAGAACAAGCCGTACGTTTATGTAGCGCAAGGAGACAAGCCAGTACGTAAACCGATTACTATTGTCGAGCAGAATAGTGAGCGCACGATGGTGACAGGCTTGAAAGAGGGAGAAAAAGTCATCTTTAAAGGCCAATCGCTAGTAGCAGATGGCGTAAAAATTACCATAAAAAAATAA